Proteins encoded together in one Coffea arabica cultivar ET-39 chromosome 2c, Coffea Arabica ET-39 HiFi, whole genome shotgun sequence window:
- the LOC113731330 gene encoding protein DETOXIFICATION 33-like yields MEEQHPELSRQVTEILHKRKTPEKLWKETKKTWDIALPAIITAVTQFSLELVTSAFAGHLGDAELAAVSVVQNVIDGFVYGVMLGMGSALETLCGQAVGAGQVGMLGIYLQRSWIITIVTALFLTPIYVFASPILKLLHQNRDISNLAGKFALWVIPQLFAYALNFPVQKFFQSQSKVWMMTMLSIASLALHVLLNWVLVTKLGHGLLGAAMAGNITWFLLDISQIIYAISGCFPDAWNGFSWLAFKSLTNFVKLSLASAIMLCLELWYFTAVILMVGGLKDAAVAIDAISICMNLQLWTMMIAVGFNASVSVRVSNELGAGKPNAAKFSIIVNVLTSGILGIVFAAIIIGTKSKFPLLFTDKAQVIKKTSKLGYVLAATIFLNSIQLVLNGVAVGGGWQFSVALLNIVCYYAIGLPFGAVLGYKFNLGVQGIWWAMFGGSLLQTVILLVIISRTNWHKEAVEADDRVKTWGGATAPTDLPQPQETT; encoded by the exons ATGGAGGAACAACATCCTGAACTTAGCAGACAGGTGACTGAGATTCTACACAAGAGAAAGACCCCAGAGAAGTTGTGGAAGGAGACAAAGAAGACATGGGACATCGCCCTACCAGCTATAATAACAGCAGTTACACAATTCTCCCTCGAACTTGTCACTTCTGCCTTTGCCGGACATCTGGGAGATGCTGAGCTTGCTGCAGTCTCTGTGGTTCAGAATGTTATAGATGGCTTTGTCTATGGGGTCATG TTGGGGATGGGTAGTGCTCTTGAAACCCTTTGTGGTCAAGCGGTCGGTGCTGGACAAGTTGGCATGCTTGGAATCTACCTGCAGAGGTCATGGATCATCACCATCGTCACAGCTTTGTTCTTGACTCCTATTTACGTGTTTGCCTCGCCCATACTCAAGCTTTTACACCAAAACAGAGATATCTCCAACCTTGCCGGTAAATTTGCACTGTGGGTGATACCTCAGCTGTTTGCATATGCTCTGAACTTCCCCGTACAGAAGTTCTTCCAATCTCAAAGCAAAGTTTGGATGATGACGATGCTCTCTATAGCGTCATTGGCGCTCCATGTGTTACTAAATTGGGTTCTCGTGACGAAGCTCGGCCACGGCTTGCTCGGTGCTGCAATGGCAGGAAACATCACATGGTTTCTGCTGGAtatatcccaaataatctatGCAATATCAGGTTGTTTTCCAGATGCATGGAACGGCTTTTCCTGGTTAGCTTTTAAGTCACTGACCAACTTTGTCAAGCTCTCACTTGCGTCAGCAATAATGTTATG CTTGGAATTATGGTACTTTACAGCAGTTATCCTGATGGTAGGAGGTTTGAAGGATGCTGCAGTCGCAATCGATGCCATATCAATCTG TATGAACTTGCAGCTATGGACAATGATGATTGCCGTAGGCTTCAATGCATCGGTCAG TGTAAGAGTGTCAAATGAACTCGGAGCCGGGAAACCAAACGCTGCAAAGTTCTCAATCATAGTCAATGTTTTGACATCTGGGATACTTGGAATTGTCTTTGCCGCAATCATCATTGGCACAAAAAGCAAGTTTCCCTTATTGTTTACAGATAAGGCACAGGTCATAAAAAAGACATCCAAGCTGGGATACGTTCTCGCAGCAACCATATTCCTCAACAGCATCCAACTAGTTTTAAACG GGGTAGCTGTTGGTGGAGGATGGCAGTTCTCAGTAGCATTGCTTAATATAGTGTGCTATTATGCAATCGGGCTTCCATTTGGAGCAGTGCTTGGCTACAAATTCAATCTGGGGGTGCAGGGCATCTGGTGGGCAATGTTCGGCGGTAGTCTTCTCCAGACTGTCATCCTGTTAGTCATCATATCTCGAACAAATTGGCATAAAGAG GCTGTGGAAGCTGATGACCGTGTGAAAACATGGGGAGGAGCCACCGCCCCAACGGACCTGCCTCAACCTCAAGAAACTACCTGA